A part of Daphnia pulex isolate KAP4 chromosome 6, ASM2113471v1 genomic DNA contains:
- the LOC124195896 gene encoding proteoglycan 4-like, whose translation MRDYVWLLLVVLATVQAQYYYPQPSPPFELPGPTPAPTTQAPTPAPTTPAPTPAPTTPAPTPAPTTPPPPPPPVAPVVEEYTTPSPPPPTTAAPTTLPPPPPTTTAAPTPAPTTPYVPPPPPPTTAAPPPPVEYLPPVATTTLPPPPPPTTTLPPPPPPTTTLPPTTTVYVPPPTTTVYVPPSTTTLPPPPPPTTTLPPPPPPTTTLPPPPPPTTTTVYTQPPLEYLPPVTSRPVPVPTENPLFPDANENQQVSILFPTAAPATTTTTAAPVVVTTPGPAPPPVAPVLTEEEEEILFWDFRESIPGEPELDYPIFDKIPVTTFTCDDKIDGYYADVEARCQVFHVCTAVPNEPSVKNSFLCPNGTIFNQENFACQWWPDVECATSSDFFSLNENIGKVPERSPEQQQVVIAAAAPAVVVAAASEPAKIAEPAVLAIQLPAVIPVIQAQAAAVSESFAAPVAVEAAAAVEVPAAVEIQQEQIAFVAPAAEIAYESAAAASPEVQAVIIPELPAEIPAPVILSIRDEPAQEAIQITLPQAPSGLYEAPDASSSVAQQKY comes from the exons ATGAGGGATTACGTCTGGTTGCTACTAG TCGTTTTGGCTACCGTCCAAGCGCAATACTATTATCCGCAACCGTCTCCGCCGTTTGAATTGCCTGGACCGACCCCTGCGCCAACCACTCAGGCTCCTACACCGGCACCAACCACTCCGGCCCCTACACCTGCGCCAACCACTCCGGCCCCTACACCTGCGCCGACaactccaccaccaccaccaccacctgtgGCGCCAGTCGTTG AAGAGTACACGACGCCCAGCCCTCCGCCACCGACGACTGCAGCTCCTACGACGCTCCCGCCACCCCCGCCGACCACAACTGCGGCTCCTACTCCGGCTCCTACTACTCCTTACGTTcctccaccaccgccaccaacTACGGCGGCTCCTCCACCACCCGTCGAGTACCTGCCACCAGTGGCAACTACCACtctgccaccaccaccacccccaacCACTACCCTGCCACCTCCACCACCCCCAACCACAACTCTACCACCCACAACTACCGTCTACGTTCCTCCTCCTACCACTACCGTCTATGTCCCTCCTTCCACCACCACtctgccaccaccaccacccccgaCCACTACtctgccaccaccaccacccccgaCCACTACtctgccaccaccaccaccaccaacaactaCCACAGTCTACACCCAGCCACCTCTAGAGTACTTGCCACCGGTGACTTCTCGCCCAGTGCCCGTGCCAACTGAGAACCCACTTTTCCCCGATGCCAACGAGAATCAACAGGTGAGCATCTTGTTCCCGACCGCTGCcccggccaccaccaccaccacagcggCTCCTGTTGTTGTTACGACGCCCGGCCCTGCACCACCGCCAGTGGCGCCCGTTCTAactgaagaggaagaagagatcctCTTCTGGGATTTCCGTGAGTCCATTCCCGGCGAGCCAGAGTTGGACTATCCCATTTTCGACAAGATCCCCGTCACAACTTTCACCTGCGACGACAAGATTGACG GTTATTACGCCGATGTCGAGGCTCGTTGCCAAGTCTTCCACGTTTGCACAGCCGTTCCCAATGAGCCATCCGTCAAGAATTCCTTCCTGTGCCCCAACGGCACCATCTTCAACCAGGAGAACTTTGCCTGCCAGTG GTGGCCCGATGTTGAATGCGCAACGAGTTCTGATTTTTTCTCACTCAATGAAAATATTGGTAAAGTGCCAGAGCGCTCGCCCGAACAGCAGCAAGTGGTCATTGCCGCCGCTGCTCCGGCCGTCGTAGTGGCCGCAGCATCCGAGCCGGCAAAGATCGCCGAACCGGCCGTGCTCGCAATTCAACTACCGGCTGTTATTCCGGTCATCCAGGCCCAGGCTGCCGCCGTTTCAGAGTCTTTTGCCGCACCAGTTGCCGTTGAAGCCGCAGCCGCTGTGGAGGTCCCAGCTGCTGttgaaattcaacaagaacAAATCGCCTTTGTGGCGCCAGCCGCTGAAATCGCTTACGAATCAGCGGCCGCTGCCTCACCAGAGGTCCAGGCTGTTATTATCCCAGAGCTTCCGGCTGAAATTCCCGCCCCAGTTATCCTTTCCATCCGCGACGAGCCCGCCCAAGAG GCTATTCAAATTACTCTTCCGCAGGCACCTAGCGGCCTCTACGAAGCTCCCGACGCCAGCTCCTCTGTCGCTCAACAAAAGTACTAA